The Thermincola ferriacetica genome has a segment encoding these proteins:
- a CDS encoding iron-containing alcohol dehydrogenase has protein sequence MALGETVYSYFMPPVSLMGAGAAKQTGDQVKSFGRKALIVTDEFLANSGMAEQIAGYIKGAGVEVEIYPGAEPNPTDKNVHEGVELLKEKGCDVIVSLGGGSPHDCAKGIGIVATNGGCIRDYEGIDKMTRPMLPLIAVNTTAGTASEMTRFAIITNTDTHVKMAIVDWRCTPNVAINDPLLMTGMPPSLTAATGMDALTHAVEAYVSTIATPVTDSAALMAIRLIAWNLREAVANGDNFEARDKMAYAEFLAGMAFNNASLGFVHAMAHQLGGLYNLPHGVCNAILLPHVERFNLIAAPERFAHIAEAMGENISGLSVRDAADVAIEAIEILAEDIGIPAGLTELGVKEDDLALMAENAMKDATSFTNPRKATLEDIIQIYKNAL, from the coding sequence ATGGCTTTAGGAGAAACGGTTTACAGCTATTTTATGCCGCCGGTGAGTTTAATGGGCGCCGGCGCCGCCAAGCAAACCGGTGACCAGGTGAAAAGTTTCGGAAGAAAGGCTTTAATCGTAACAGATGAGTTTTTAGCCAACAGCGGGATGGCTGAGCAAATTGCCGGCTACATTAAAGGGGCAGGAGTGGAGGTGGAAATTTATCCGGGAGCCGAACCCAACCCTACTGATAAGAATGTGCATGAAGGCGTGGAGCTATTGAAGGAGAAGGGGTGTGATGTGATAGTTTCTCTGGGCGGCGGTAGCCCCCACGACTGCGCCAAAGGAATAGGGATTGTCGCCACCAACGGCGGCTGCATCCGGGACTATGAGGGGATTGACAAGATGACCAGACCCATGCTGCCGCTGATTGCGGTAAATACCACCGCCGGGACCGCCAGTGAAATGACCAGGTTTGCCATTATTACCAATACCGATACTCACGTGAAAATGGCGATAGTGGACTGGCGGTGTACACCCAATGTAGCTATTAATGACCCGCTGCTGATGACCGGCATGCCGCCGAGTTTGACGGCAGCCACGGGAATGGATGCCCTTACCCATGCGGTGGAAGCTTATGTATCTACAATTGCCACGCCGGTAACGGATTCGGCAGCTTTGATGGCTATCAGGCTTATTGCCTGGAACCTGCGGGAAGCCGTGGCCAACGGGGATAACTTTGAAGCCCGCGACAAGATGGCTTACGCCGAATTCCTGGCCGGTATGGCTTTTAACAATGCCAGCCTGGGTTTTGTGCATGCCATGGCGCACCAACTCGGCGGTTTATATAACCTACCCCACGGAGTTTGCAATGCGATTTTACTGCCTCATGTAGAAAGGTTTAACCTGATTGCCGCTCCGGAGCGGTTTGCCCATATAGCCGAGGCTATGGGTGAAAACATCAGTGGACTGTCGGTCCGGGATGCGGCTGACGTAGCGATAGAGGCCATTGAAATATTGGCTGAAGACATCGGAATTCCGGCGGGGTTGACGGAGCTTGGGGTGAAGGAAGACGATCTGGCGTTGATGGCGGAAAACGCCATGAAAGATGCCACCAGCTTTACCAATCCGCGCAAAGCAACCCTGGAAGACATTATTCAGATTTATAAAAATGCTCTTTAG
- a CDS encoding aldehyde ferredoxin oxidoreductase family protein, whose amino-acid sequence MKICRVNMANLSVSTEDVPEEWKYLGGRALTSAIVAKEVDPTCHPLGKRNKLVFAPGLLSGTTAPNSGRMSVGAKSPLTGGIKESNSGGTAAQKLARLGIKAIIIEGMPEGGKYYNLHVDKNGIKVQEEKELLGKGNYEVIDVLSKKYGEKIGVITIGQAGEYRMSAANISVKDPHGNIRSAGRGGLGAVMASKGIKYITVDDTDAPGVPIVNLEKFREAARTFAAALREHPITGEGLPKYGTNVLINILNEAGGLPTKNFRMGRFAGANKISGETMYDIIVDRKGKPTHNCHAGCVISCSQVYNDKEGNYVTAGFEYETIWGFGAVCYVNDLDIIAQADRICDDIGIDTIETAVAIAVAMEGGVLPFGDGPGMLDLLREIEKGSPLGRIIGNGAAVTGQVYGVTRVPVVKRQAIPAYDPRAVKGIGVTYATTPMGADHTAGYSVAANILKVGGEVSPLAKEGNVELSRNLQIATAAIDSAGLCLFVAFTLLDNPDAFQAMIDLINAQYGLNMTANDINDLGKSVLVTELEFNKAAGFTRQDDRLPEFFEEEIPPHNAVWDFTGEELDEVFEEIEKEEKVLVPV is encoded by the coding sequence ATGAAAATATGCCGAGTAAATATGGCCAATTTATCTGTAAGTACTGAAGATGTGCCGGAAGAATGGAAATATCTCGGCGGCAGGGCTCTGACTTCGGCCATTGTGGCCAAGGAGGTTGATCCCACCTGCCATCCGTTGGGAAAAAGGAATAAACTCGTATTTGCGCCGGGCTTGCTTTCGGGAACAACGGCGCCCAATTCAGGGCGCATGTCAGTGGGCGCCAAAAGCCCGCTGACAGGCGGTATAAAAGAGAGCAACTCGGGCGGCACGGCAGCACAAAAGCTGGCCAGACTGGGTATCAAGGCCATCATTATTGAAGGGATGCCGGAAGGTGGTAAATACTATAACTTACATGTGGACAAAAACGGCATCAAGGTCCAGGAAGAAAAGGAACTCCTGGGTAAGGGCAACTATGAGGTAATAGACGTGCTTTCCAAAAAATACGGTGAGAAAATCGGCGTAATAACCATCGGACAGGCGGGGGAGTACCGGATGTCGGCGGCAAATATTTCTGTTAAAGACCCCCACGGCAATATACGTAGCGCCGGGCGGGGAGGGCTGGGGGCTGTTATGGCTTCTAAAGGGATTAAATATATTACTGTTGATGATACTGATGCACCCGGCGTACCGATAGTTAACCTGGAGAAATTCAGGGAGGCCGCGAGGACTTTTGCTGCCGCTTTAAGAGAACATCCCATTACGGGCGAAGGGTTGCCCAAGTACGGTACCAACGTACTTATTAATATTTTAAATGAAGCCGGCGGGCTGCCAACGAAAAATTTCCGGATGGGCAGGTTTGCAGGGGCTAACAAAATCAGTGGTGAAACGATGTACGATATCATTGTGGACCGAAAAGGCAAGCCCACCCATAACTGCCATGCCGGTTGTGTTATCAGTTGTTCTCAGGTGTATAATGACAAGGAAGGCAATTATGTTACCGCCGGGTTTGAATACGAAACCATATGGGGTTTTGGGGCAGTATGCTATGTTAACGACCTGGACATAATCGCCCAGGCAGACCGCATCTGTGACGATATAGGCATAGATACCATAGAGACAGCCGTGGCTATTGCCGTTGCCATGGAAGGGGGAGTACTGCCCTTTGGCGACGGACCAGGTATGCTGGACCTGTTGAGGGAAATCGAGAAGGGCAGCCCATTGGGCCGGATAATAGGCAATGGGGCAGCCGTTACAGGACAGGTGTACGGTGTGACCAGAGTTCCTGTTGTAAAAAGACAGGCCATTCCCGCCTATGACCCACGGGCGGTCAAGGGTATCGGGGTAACTTACGCTACCACTCCGATGGGAGCTGACCATACTGCCGGGTATTCTGTCGCCGCTAATATATTGAAAGTTGGCGGAGAAGTCAGTCCCCTGGCCAAGGAAGGTAACGTGGAACTGTCCAGAAACCTGCAGATTGCTACGGCCGCCATTGACAGCGCGGGCCTGTGCCTGTTTGTGGCCTTTACCTTACTGGATAATCCTGATGCGTTCCAGGCCATGATTGACCTCATTAATGCTCAGTATGGATTAAATATGACTGCCAACGATATTAACGACCTGGGTAAATCGGTCCTGGTAACGGAGTTGGAGTTCAACAAGGCGGCCGGCTTTACCAGGCAAGACGACCGATTGCCCGAGT